The genomic DNA CAGGTTCCCGGCTTGTATTTCACCGAGGCGGAAATCGGCGAAGATACAGACAAGCGCAACTACATCGTGAGCAATGAGAAAATCGAGCGCACGGGATTTGCGCCGCAGGTGTCGCTGCGCGCCGGGATCGCCGAGCTGATCAAAGGCTATCAAATTATTCGTCGCAACGAGTATGCCAATGTGTGAGGAGATGGGATGATGCCGCTTAACGTCGTGCTGGTCAATCCGGGGAGCCGCACGCAGATCTACCAGGGCTTAAGCAATACGCTCACCGCGATTGAGCCGCCGGTTTGGGCCGGACTGATGGCGACATTTTTGCGCCGGCGGGGCTTTTCCGTCGCCATCATTGACGCTGAAGCCGAAGAGCTGACCCCGCAGCAGGTGGCGGATCGCCTGGCTCTGCTTCAGCCTCGCCTGACCGCCGTGGTCGTCTATGGCCATCAGCCCTCCGCCTCAACGCAGAACATGACCGCGGCTGGGGCGACGTGCACCGCCATCAAACAGGCCGGGGTGGACACGACGGTGTGCTTAGTCGGCGGCCATGTGGCCGCCCTGCCGCAGCAGACGCTGCGCGAAGAGGACGCGGATTACGTCGGCGGCGGAGAAGGGCTCTATACGCTGCTGGACCTGGCAAGTGCGCTGGCGTCGTCCTCGACCATCGATCCTCGGAAGATTCGCGGCCTCTGGTGGCGGGAGGGGAGCGGCATCCACAGCAATCCCTCCGCCCCCCTCGTCAAACAGCTTGATGAGGAGATGCCGGAGATCGCCTGGGATCTGCTGCCGATGGAGAAGTACCGCGCCCACAACTGGCACTGTTTCGATGGGTTGGTGCGGCAACCGTACGCGGCGATTTACACGACCCTGGGCTGCCCCTACCACTGCACGTTCTGCTGCATCCAAGCACCGTTTAAGAGCGGCGAGAAGGAGCTCGGGTACAAGGACTCCGTCAACAGTTACCGGTTTTGGAGCATCCCGAAGGTCATCGCGCAGATCGACCGGCTCGTGAACGAGTACGGCGTGCGCAACATCAAGATCGCGGATGAAATGTTCGTCTTAAATCCGCGGCACGTCGTGGGAATCTGCGAGGCGATCATCGAGCGGGGCTACGACCTCAACATTTGGGCCTACACCCGCGTGGACACGGTCCGCGAAGACATGATCGAGAAGCTTAAAGCGGCCGGGGTCAACTGGCTCGCGTTCGGGATCGAAGCGGCCAATGCCCGGGTGCGCGATGACGTGCAGAAAGGCATCGGGGAGGAGGACATCGCCAAGACCATCCGCCGGGTCCAAGCAGCCGGGATTCACGTGATCGGCAATTACATCTTCGGGTTGCCTGAAGATGATCTCTCCACGATGCAGGAAACCTTGGATCTGGCCCTTGAGCTCAACTGCGAGTTTGCGAATTTTTACTCGGCCATGGCGTATCCGGGTAGCGCGCTGTATGACGCGGCGTTGAAGGAGGGGTGGCGGCTGCCCGAGCGGTGGTCCGGCTATTCCCAGCATGCGGTGGATACGCTGCCGCTGCCGACGAAGCATCTTTCCGGCGCTGAGGTGCTCAAGTTTCGGGATCACGCGTTTCACGTCTATTTCTCCAACCCGCGGTATCTGGAGATGGTCGAGCGGAAGTTCGGATCCAAGACCGCAGCGCACATCAACGAGATGGTGTCGCATCGCCTCATCCGGCAACAGACGGTCACTCAGGAAATCACCGCTCGATGATCATTAGCAGAACGCCATTTCGCATCTCGCT from Candidatus Omnitrophota bacterium includes the following:
- a CDS encoding cobalamin B12-binding domain-containing protein produces the protein MMPLNVVLVNPGSRTQIYQGLSNTLTAIEPPVWAGLMATFLRRRGFSVAIIDAEAEELTPQQVADRLALLQPRLTAVVVYGHQPSASTQNMTAAGATCTAIKQAGVDTTVCLVGGHVAALPQQTLREEDADYVGGGEGLYTLLDLASALASSSTIDPRKIRGLWWREGSGIHSNPSAPLVKQLDEEMPEIAWDLLPMEKYRAHNWHCFDGLVRQPYAAIYTTLGCPYHCTFCCIQAPFKSGEKELGYKDSVNSYRFWSIPKVIAQIDRLVNEYGVRNIKIADEMFVLNPRHVVGICEAIIERGYDLNIWAYTRVDTVREDMIEKLKAAGVNWLAFGIEAANARVRDDVQKGIGEEDIAKTIRRVQAAGIHVIGNYIFGLPEDDLSTMQETLDLALELNCEFANFYSAMAYPGSALYDAALKEGWRLPERWSGYSQHAVDTLPLPTKHLSGAEVLKFRDHAFHVYFSNPRYLEMVERKFGSKTAAHINEMVSHRLIRQQTVTQEITAR